A DNA window from Streptomyces parvus contains the following coding sequences:
- a CDS encoding SpoIIE family protein phosphatase produces the protein MASADEGFPAEPGPLPSGDGRGPARMADDAAAVIAGDGTVIGWTRGAEALLGYPAAEVVGRPAALLLTGPPDPRRTAAVAARCRTGSAWSGLVPLRGRDGRSLDIDLRVTAAFQIAGQEVFLVSGRELTPHWTMSGSVLDDFMARSPVGMAVLDPGLRYLWLNDTLERFGGVPREQRLGHRPADVLPTALAAPIERLMRQVLSTGEAVTDYEYLGWSWADPHRRRAYASSFFPLADAQDRPIGIGYMVRDVTDRWNARRLLALVNEAGASIGSTLDVQRTAQELADFAVPRFADFVLVDLLETPFGGERPGSATPAEGERPAMRRAGMSSVREGCPEAVVQVGEAVDFVPPPHDAHFLLAGAPVLLPVLDPDSQGWMVEHPARAARIREFGLHSLISVPMRARDTVLGLTTFMRSRNPVPFDEDDVAPARELVARAAVCVDNARRYTREHTAALVLQRSLLPQTLRGGTALDVAWSYLPADAKDGVGGDWFDVIPLSGARVGLVIGDVVGHGIGAAATMGRLRTAVQTLADMDLPPDELLARLDDLVLRLSEEERAGGPAERGGSTVVGATCLYAVYDPTSGCCTMARAGHPPPVVVTPDGAVTFPDLPSGPPLGLGGLPFESLEMVLPEGSLLGLYTDGLIEGTDRDVESGMHRLGREVSRGGLPLEDLCPAVVKELLPVPQPDDIALLLARTHVLSPEHLVSWDVPVDPAAVGETRTKVSRQLEAWGLEELSMTTELIVSELVTNAIRYATGPVRLRLLFQSALTCEVSDASNTSPRLRHARTTDEGGRGLFLVAQLAHRWGTRYTPQGKIIWAEQPIP, from the coding sequence ATGGCATCCGCCGATGAGGGCTTCCCGGCGGAGCCCGGCCCGCTGCCCTCCGGGGACGGGCGGGGACCGGCGCGGATGGCCGACGACGCGGCCGCGGTGATCGCCGGGGACGGCACGGTCATCGGCTGGACCCGCGGGGCCGAGGCCCTGCTCGGGTATCCGGCGGCCGAGGTGGTCGGCCGGCCCGCCGCCCTTCTCCTGACCGGCCCGCCGGACCCCCGCCGGACGGCCGCGGTGGCCGCGCGCTGCCGGACCGGGTCGGCGTGGAGCGGGCTGGTCCCGCTGCGGGGCCGGGACGGCCGGTCCCTGGACATCGACCTGCGGGTCACCGCCGCGTTCCAGATCGCCGGGCAGGAGGTCTTCCTGGTGTCCGGGCGTGAACTCACCCCGCACTGGACGATGAGCGGATCCGTGCTGGACGACTTCATGGCCCGGTCCCCCGTCGGGATGGCCGTGCTCGACCCCGGCCTGCGCTATCTCTGGCTCAACGACACCCTGGAGCGGTTCGGCGGCGTACCCCGGGAGCAGCGTCTGGGGCACCGGCCCGCCGATGTGCTGCCCACGGCACTGGCGGCGCCCATCGAGCGGCTGATGCGGCAGGTCCTGTCGACGGGCGAAGCGGTCACGGACTACGAGTACCTGGGCTGGAGCTGGGCCGATCCGCACCGGCGACGGGCGTACGCGAGCTCGTTCTTCCCGCTGGCCGACGCCCAGGACCGCCCAATCGGCATCGGCTACATGGTCCGCGACGTCACCGACCGGTGGAACGCGCGTCGGCTGCTCGCGCTGGTCAACGAGGCCGGGGCGAGTATCGGCTCCACCCTGGACGTACAGCGTACGGCGCAGGAACTCGCCGACTTCGCGGTGCCCCGGTTCGCGGACTTCGTCCTCGTCGACCTGCTGGAGACCCCGTTCGGCGGGGAGCGGCCCGGGTCGGCCACGCCCGCCGAGGGCGAGCGGCCCGCCATGCGCCGGGCAGGCATGAGCTCGGTGCGCGAGGGCTGCCCGGAGGCGGTCGTCCAGGTCGGCGAGGCGGTGGACTTCGTGCCGCCGCCGCACGACGCGCACTTCCTGCTGGCGGGCGCTCCGGTTCTGCTGCCGGTGCTCGACCCGGACAGCCAGGGGTGGATGGTGGAGCACCCGGCGCGGGCCGCCCGGATCCGGGAGTTCGGGCTGCACTCGTTGATCTCCGTACCGATGCGGGCCCGCGACACCGTGCTGGGGCTGACCACCTTCATGCGGTCGCGCAACCCGGTGCCGTTCGACGAGGACGATGTGGCGCCCGCCCGGGAGCTGGTGGCGCGGGCCGCCGTGTGCGTGGACAACGCCCGCCGCTACACCCGGGAGCACACCGCGGCGCTGGTGCTCCAGCGGAGCCTGCTGCCGCAGACGCTGCGGGGCGGGACGGCGCTGGACGTGGCGTGGTCGTACCTCCCGGCGGACGCGAAGGACGGGGTCGGCGGGGACTGGTTCGACGTGATCCCGCTGTCCGGCGCCCGGGTCGGGCTGGTCATCGGCGATGTCGTCGGGCACGGCATCGGAGCCGCCGCGACCATGGGCCGGCTGCGGACCGCCGTACAGACGCTGGCCGACATGGATCTGCCGCCGGACGAGCTGCTGGCCCGCCTGGACGATCTCGTCCTGCGGCTCAGCGAGGAGGAGCGTGCGGGGGGCCCGGCGGAGCGGGGCGGCTCGACGGTGGTGGGGGCGACCTGCCTGTACGCCGTCTACGACCCCACGAGCGGCTGCTGCACGATGGCGCGGGCCGGCCACCCGCCGCCGGTGGTCGTCACCCCGGACGGGGCGGTCACCTTCCCGGACCTTCCCTCCGGACCGCCGCTCGGACTCGGCGGGCTGCCCTTCGAGTCGCTGGAGATGGTCCTGCCCGAAGGGAGCCTCCTCGGTCTCTACACCGACGGGCTCATCGAGGGGACCGACCGGGACGTCGAGAGCGGCATGCACCGGCTGGGCCGGGAGGTGTCCCGGGGCGGACTGCCGCTGGAGGATCTGTGTCCGGCGGTGGTCAAGGAACTGCTGCCGGTGCCGCAGCCGGACGACATCGCGCTGCTCCTCGCCCGGACGCATGTCCTGAGCCCGGAGCACCTGGTCTCGTGGGACGTCCCCGTGGACCCCGCGGCGGTCGGGGAGACCCGGACGAAGGTCTCCCGCCAGTTGGAGGCGTGGGGGCTGGAGGAGCTGTCGATGACGACGGAGCTGATCGTCAGCGAGCTGGTGACGAACGCGATCCGGTACGCCACCGGGCCGGTGCGGCTGCGGCTGCTCTTCCAGTCGGCGCTGACCTGCGAGGTGTCCGACGCCAGCAACACCTCGCCGCGACTGCGGCACGCCAGGACGACGGACGAGGGAGGGCGCGGCCTGTTCCTCGTCGCGCAGCTCGCCCATCGGTGGGGCACGCGCTACACGCCCCAAGGGAAGATCATCTGGGCGGAGCAGCCGATTCCCTGA
- a CDS encoding glycosyl hydrolase produces MPAKRRLFVSCIAALALSLLAGGGIAGQSPPGADSVDGAAPGGPRAGGGTAHGAYLDYGPAGVTRMAEFSRWLGGAELRVGHTYLPGDLWVNIEGAPDFLDAWADWRRADPERMFVLNVPMLERNEERVPDHEVRAQLRAGAAGDYDQHFIRLAERLVELGVPDTVIVLGWEMNGTTYTHRCGPDPASWKAYWKRIVTAMRAVPGQEFRFDFTPSRGRDAVPWTECYPGDDVVDIIGMDSYDQPPGETFDDQITDPYGLQKHVDFAAERGKPISFPEWGLFRNGDNPEYMRRMLEWIDRHQPLYQTVTDYCPHGVWQCRSNPRSSEVFRTMMTEMAAPAESSPSPMPTPPPSPTPTPTNPVPSPTVTLPAEPSPPVGPTSPAPGAEAAPARRWCVTVPYADWLGEWLREREICFRL; encoded by the coding sequence ATGCCGGCAAAGCGCCGACTCTTCGTTTCCTGCATCGCGGCGCTTGCTCTCAGCCTTCTGGCGGGTGGCGGCATCGCGGGCCAGTCGCCTCCGGGCGCCGATTCCGTCGACGGCGCGGCCCCCGGCGGGCCGAGGGCGGGGGGCGGTACGGCGCACGGGGCGTATCTGGACTACGGGCCCGCCGGGGTCACCAGGATGGCCGAGTTCTCGCGCTGGCTGGGCGGGGCCGAGCTGCGGGTGGGGCACACGTATCTGCCGGGCGATCTGTGGGTGAACATCGAAGGGGCCCCCGATTTCCTCGACGCCTGGGCGGACTGGAGGCGGGCGGACCCGGAGCGGATGTTCGTCCTGAACGTACCGATGCTGGAGCGCAACGAGGAGCGGGTCCCGGACCACGAGGTCCGCGCCCAGCTCCGGGCGGGTGCGGCGGGCGACTACGACCAGCACTTCATCCGGCTCGCGGAACGCCTGGTGGAGCTGGGCGTCCCGGACACCGTGATCGTGCTCGGCTGGGAGATGAACGGCACGACGTACACGCACCGGTGCGGTCCCGACCCCGCGTCCTGGAAGGCGTACTGGAAGCGGATCGTCACGGCGATGCGCGCGGTGCCCGGCCAGGAGTTCCGCTTCGACTTCACCCCGAGCCGGGGACGGGACGCGGTGCCGTGGACCGAGTGCTACCCGGGCGACGACGTCGTCGACATCATCGGGATGGACTCCTACGACCAGCCTCCCGGTGAAACCTTCGACGACCAGATCACCGACCCGTACGGGCTCCAGAAGCACGTCGACTTCGCCGCGGAGCGCGGCAAGCCCATCTCGTTCCCGGAGTGGGGCCTCTTCCGCAACGGCGACAACCCCGAGTACATGCGGCGGATGCTGGAGTGGATCGACCGGCACCAGCCGCTCTACCAGACGGTCACGGACTACTGCCCGCACGGCGTCTGGCAGTGCCGGAGCAACCCGCGGTCCTCGGAGGTGTTCCGGACGATGATGACCGAGATGGCCGCGCCCGCCGAGTCCTCCCCGAGCCCGATGCCGACTCCCCCGCCGTCGCCGACGCCGACCCCCACGAATCCGGTCCCGTCCCCCACCGTCACGCTCCCGGCGGAGCCGTCGCCGCCGGTGGGGCCCACGTCCCCGGCACCCGGAGCCGAGGCGGCGCCCGCCCGCCGATGGTGCGTCACCGTGCCGTACGCCGACTGGCTGGGCGAGTGGCTGCGCGAGCGCGAGATCTGCTTCCGCCTCTGA
- a CDS encoding cytochrome P450 produces MTVPYQPSGDRVLRAADVDLADPAFWRLPRPERLKAFELLRELDAPVLFTPRPGTARTAGKPFYALVRHADVRTASRTPGVFASAPGVTTPEPAGWAKALFGNSMVNMDGAEHAALRRIISRRFTPRLLAGVEENVGRLAGRLVDELISERPRDFVPSAASRLPLEVICDLMGIPKAYRARIAEQIDHASEHVGVERRGRARIRIPGRGLASLARMQWVMGRLAAERRRRPGDDLVSALVRADIDGEALSGRQLGAFFSLLLVAGVETTRNAIAHGLFLLDRHPEQRELLRSDFDRYIGGAVDEIVRHSTPIIQFRRTVTAEFALGGRTFLPGEKVALLYASANRDEAVFTHPDRFDITRSPNPHLGYGGGGPHHCLGAHLARLEMTALFRELVDRRPVMRNLGDPGLVDSNFDNRVDSLPFTFGPTFT; encoded by the coding sequence ATGACCGTTCCGTATCAGCCGTCCGGGGACCGTGTGCTGCGCGCGGCGGACGTCGATCTGGCCGACCCGGCGTTCTGGCGGTTGCCGCGCCCCGAACGGCTCAAGGCCTTCGAGCTGCTGCGGGAGCTGGACGCGCCGGTGCTGTTCACGCCCCGGCCCGGTACCGCGCGTACCGCCGGAAAGCCGTTCTACGCCCTGGTGCGCCATGCCGATGTGCGGACCGCGAGCCGTACGCCCGGGGTGTTCGCCAGCGCTCCCGGGGTCACCACTCCGGAGCCGGCGGGCTGGGCGAAGGCGCTGTTCGGGAACTCGATGGTCAACATGGACGGGGCCGAGCACGCGGCGCTGCGCCGGATCATCTCGCGGCGGTTCACCCCGCGGCTGCTGGCGGGCGTCGAGGAGAACGTCGGGCGGCTCGCCGGGCGGCTGGTGGACGAGCTGATCTCCGAGCGGCCCCGGGACTTCGTGCCGTCGGCGGCCTCGCGGCTGCCGCTGGAGGTGATCTGCGACCTGATGGGCATCCCGAAGGCGTACCGGGCGCGGATCGCCGAGCAGATCGACCACGCGTCGGAGCATGTCGGCGTCGAGCGGCGGGGCCGGGCCCGGATCCGGATCCCGGGGCGGGGGCTGGCGTCCCTGGCCCGGATGCAGTGGGTCATGGGGCGGCTCGCCGCGGAGCGCCGCCGTCGTCCCGGGGACGACCTCGTCTCGGCGCTCGTGCGTGCGGACATCGACGGCGAGGCTCTGTCGGGACGGCAGTTGGGGGCCTTCTTCTCGCTGCTGCTGGTGGCCGGGGTGGAGACCACCCGCAACGCCATCGCGCACGGGCTGTTCCTGCTCGACCGGCATCCGGAGCAGCGGGAGCTGCTGCGGTCCGACTTCGACCGGTACATCGGCGGGGCGGTCGACGAGATCGTGCGGCATTCGACTCCGATCATCCAGTTCCGCAGAACCGTCACCGCCGAATTCGCACTGGGCGGTCGCACATTCCTCCCGGGCGAGAAAGTCGCACTCCTTTACGCGTCCGCCAATCGAGACGAGGCGGTTTTCACCCATCCGGACCGCTTCGACATCACCCGCTCGCCCAATCCCCATCTGGGATACGGGGGCGGGGGCCCGCACCACTGCCTGGGCGCGCATCTGGCCCGGCTCGAAATGACGGCCCTGTTCCGCGAACTGGTCGACCGGCGTCCCGTCATGCGGAATCTGGGCGACCCGGGACTGGTCGATTCGAATTTCGACAACCGCGTCGACTCGCTGCCATTCACGTTCGGCCCCACATTCACCTGA
- a CDS encoding tyrosinase family oxidase copper chaperone: protein MSPTPAKPGGTRIPSRRTVLRGAFTAAVVTGTAGALSPLLDRDPAVAARSAPAPGPGSESGSRATTEEFAEMYRGREIRGTATVVVPAGAPADDRVAVAAEPVTEIRIDGRPLHVMRRADGTYLSDVRHYESYPTLLETARAAVDELGTARLAPPPAHHM, encoded by the coding sequence ATGAGCCCCACCCCCGCGAAGCCGGGCGGCACCCGCATTCCCTCCCGCCGGACCGTCCTGCGCGGAGCCTTCACCGCCGCCGTGGTCACGGGCACCGCCGGCGCCCTGTCCCCGCTGCTCGACCGCGACCCGGCCGTCGCGGCCCGGTCCGCACCGGCGCCCGGGCCCGGCTCCGAATCCGGCTCCCGGGCCACGACGGAGGAGTTCGCCGAGATGTACCGGGGCCGGGAGATCCGGGGGACGGCGACCGTCGTCGTCCCCGCGGGCGCCCCGGCCGACGACCGGGTCGCGGTCGCCGCCGAACCGGTCACCGAGATCCGTATCGACGGCAGGCCGCTGCACGTCATGAGGCGGGCGGACGGCACCTATCTGAGCGACGTCCGGCACTACGAGTCGTATCCGACGCTGCTGGAGACGGCCCGTGCCGCCGTCGACGAACTCGGCACCGCCCGACTCGCACCGCCCCCCGCGCACCACATGTGA
- a CDS encoding tyrosinase family protein, translating into MYTRKNQRDLTRTEKRRLIDAILKLKRSGRYDDFVVMHREYYVMDTERRPRPAHMTSSFFPWHRQYLLEFEKALQRVDAGVSVPYWDWTQDNRPTSSLWAEDFLGGNGRPGDRRVTTGPFAYAAGNWSVGRGVTDEHYLTRNFGRPGSDPVSLPTKNDLARALKDPVYDTAPWNSVSTEGFRNRVEGWGIRGVRSVGLHNRVHQWVGGPMAGAASPEDPVFWLHHSFIDLLWDRWRKAHPKSAYRPGRKPASPGPDRDFVFGLDEAMPPWRVTPRKLLDHSKIYRYA; encoded by the coding sequence GTGTACACCCGCAAGAACCAGCGCGACCTCACCCGCACCGAGAAGCGCCGGCTCATCGACGCGATCCTGAAACTGAAGCGCTCGGGCCGCTACGACGACTTCGTCGTCATGCACCGGGAGTACTACGTCATGGACACCGAACGCCGCCCGCGCCCCGCGCACATGACGTCCTCGTTCTTCCCCTGGCACCGCCAGTACCTGCTGGAGTTCGAGAAGGCTCTCCAGCGCGTCGACGCGGGGGTCAGCGTCCCCTACTGGGACTGGACCCAGGACAACAGGCCGACCTCCTCGCTCTGGGCGGAGGACTTCCTCGGCGGCAACGGCAGGCCCGGCGACCGCCGGGTCACCACCGGCCCGTTCGCCTACGCGGCGGGCAACTGGAGCGTCGGCCGGGGCGTCACCGACGAGCACTACCTCACCCGCAACTTCGGCAGGCCGGGCAGCGACCCGGTCTCCCTGCCCACCAAGAACGACCTGGCGCGGGCCCTGAAGGACCCCGTCTACGACACCGCGCCCTGGAACAGCGTCAGCACCGAGGGCTTCCGCAACCGCGTCGAGGGATGGGGCATCCGCGGCGTGCGCAGCGTGGGCCTGCACAACCGGGTCCACCAGTGGGTCGGCGGGCCCATGGCGGGCGCGGCCTCACCCGAGGACCCGGTGTTCTGGCTCCACCACTCCTTCATCGACCTGCTCTGGGACCGCTGGCGCAAGGCCCACCCCAAGTCCGCCTACCGGCCGGGCCGCAAACCCGCCTCACCCGGCCCGGACCGCGACTTCGTCTTCGGCCTCGACGAGGCGATGCCCCCCTGGAGGGTGACCCCGAGGAAACTCCTCGACCACAGCAAGATCTACCGCTACGCCTGA
- a CDS encoding chaplin, which produces MSRMTKVAAVMAGTGALIAGGAGLASADAGAQGLAAGSPGVASGNAVQVPVHVPVNLCGNTINVVGLLNPTFGNTCANVDGHHDNGGDYGYGR; this is translated from the coding sequence ATGTCTCGTATGACGAAGGTCGCCGCTGTCATGGCCGGTACCGGCGCCCTGATCGCCGGCGGCGCCGGCCTGGCGTCCGCGGACGCCGGTGCGCAGGGTCTCGCCGCCGGCTCCCCCGGAGTCGCTTCGGGCAACGCCGTCCAGGTTCCCGTGCACGTCCCGGTGAACCTCTGCGGCAACACGATCAACGTGGTCGGCCTGCTGAACCCGACCTTCGGGAACACCTGCGCCAACGTCGACGGCCACCACGACAACGGCGGGGACTACGGCTACGGCCGCTGA
- a CDS encoding GNAT family N-acetyltransferase — translation MTAHRAGGLAVTLCRDFREFGALAAEWDALHRRCATPTPFQSHAWLHSWWISYGQEGRLRVLLVRRAGRLIGAAPLMLVHRPMPLLVPMGGAVSDFFDILLDQEEAGYAVGALGRGLDRAARHSVVDLREVRPDASAQLLFGRWPGARSRLTDSTCMELPAEPLDDRVARLTGSRGQRLRSKLRKVDALGIEAHRITQDGVAAAIGTLLRLHERQWEGRTVNPEHLRARFSDHLIRSVGRMVGDGTAAMTEFRLNGEVVASNLSLQSGRLTGGYLYGADPALRERKVDVSTMLLREVAQQASDGGRSVLSLLRGAESYKNHWGPVPVVNQRLLLARPGLEPLLRLRESQVAVRERAVETVKARFPAARDWHERLSGLPMIGR, via the coding sequence ATGACGGCGCACCGGGCGGGCGGCCTGGCCGTGACCTTGTGCCGGGACTTCCGGGAGTTCGGCGCACTCGCCGCCGAGTGGGACGCGCTGCACCGCCGCTGCGCCACCCCCACCCCGTTCCAGAGCCACGCCTGGCTGCACTCGTGGTGGATCTCCTACGGCCAGGAGGGCCGGCTGCGGGTGCTGCTGGTCCGCCGGGCGGGGCGGCTGATCGGGGCGGCGCCGCTGATGCTGGTGCACCGTCCGATGCCGCTGCTCGTCCCGATGGGCGGGGCCGTCTCCGACTTCTTCGACATCCTCCTCGACCAGGAGGAGGCCGGGTACGCGGTGGGGGCGCTGGGGCGCGGTCTGGACCGGGCCGCCCGGCACTCCGTGGTGGACCTGCGGGAGGTCCGGCCGGACGCGTCGGCGCAGTTGCTGTTCGGGCGGTGGCCGGGGGCCCGGAGCCGGCTCACGGACTCGACCTGCATGGAGCTGCCGGCCGAGCCGCTGGACGACCGCGTGGCGCGGCTGACGGGCTCGCGGGGCCAGCGGCTGCGCTCGAAGCTGCGCAAGGTCGACGCCCTGGGCATCGAGGCGCACCGGATTACGCAGGACGGGGTGGCCGCCGCGATCGGCACGCTGCTGCGGCTGCACGAGCGGCAGTGGGAGGGCCGGACGGTCAACCCCGAGCATCTCCGGGCACGGTTCTCGGACCATCTGATCCGCTCGGTGGGTCGGATGGTGGGGGACGGTACGGCGGCCATGACCGAGTTCCGGCTGAACGGTGAGGTGGTCGCGTCCAACCTGTCGTTGCAGTCCGGGCGGTTGACGGGCGGCTACCTGTACGGCGCGGATCCGGCGCTGCGCGAACGGAAGGTCGATGTGTCGACGATGCTGCTGCGCGAGGTCGCCCAGCAGGCCTCCGACGGCGGGCGCTCGGTGCTGAGCCTGCTGCGCGGCGCGGAGAGTTACAAGAACCACTGGGGGCCGGTGCCGGTGGTCAATCAGAGGCTGCTGCTGGCCCGGCCGGGCCTGGAGCCGCTGCTGCGGCTGCGCGAGTCGCAGGTGGCGGTTCGGGAGCGGGCGGTGGAGACCGTGAAGGCCCGGTTCCCGGCGGCGCGGGACTGGCACGAGCGGCTGTCGGGGCTGCCGATGATCGGGCGCTGA
- a CDS encoding LPS biosynthesis protein, with amino-acid sequence MTDSPEQQRPVVVRRLRTALTRLPHWWPLPVSVLIGTASGLSYGALATPQYEATSYAMAVAEGETDPAAALGYAQSYGRLTTSDATLSYAQGAAGEPVRELRSHVTSETSPDSPMIAVTGTSSDRHRAADIANAVIEAVIVSSGHVSKDTGVKLIKFTHAMTPDQPVSPSVPLGAAVGAAAGGLLGGLVLLVRPRREGWSVSAQVPGPAAGGAGVAQDERELVR; translated from the coding sequence ATGACCGACTCACCCGAGCAGCAGCGACCCGTCGTCGTCCGTCGGCTGCGCACCGCCCTCACCCGGCTGCCGCACTGGTGGCCGCTGCCCGTCAGCGTGCTGATCGGCACCGCGTCCGGGCTCTCGTACGGCGCGCTCGCCACCCCGCAGTACGAGGCGACCAGCTATGCCATGGCGGTCGCGGAAGGTGAGACGGACCCCGCGGCGGCGCTGGGGTACGCCCAGTCGTACGGGCGGCTGACGACGAGCGACGCGACCCTCTCGTACGCGCAGGGCGCGGCGGGCGAGCCGGTGCGCGAACTGCGGTCCCACGTGACGTCGGAGACCTCCCCCGACTCGCCGATGATCGCCGTGACGGGCACCTCCTCGGACCGTCACAGGGCGGCCGACATCGCCAACGCGGTCATCGAGGCCGTCATCGTGAGCAGCGGCCACGTCTCCAAGGACACCGGGGTCAAGCTGATCAAGTTCACCCATGCGATGACGCCGGACCAGCCGGTCTCGCCGTCGGTGCCGCTGGGCGCCGCCGTGGGGGCGGCGGCGGGCGGCCTGCTGGGAGGTCTCGTCCTGCTGGTGCGACCGCGCCGGGAGGGCTGGAGCGTCTCGGCCCAGGTGCCCGGACCGGCGGCCGGGGGCGCAGGCGTCGCCCAGGACGAGCGGGAGCTCGTCCGATGA
- a CDS encoding glycosyltransferase: MRALHIITGLGVGGAERQLRLLLRHLPVECDVVTLTNPGAVAEELRSDGIRVTHLGMRGNRDLSAVGRLARLIRDGRYDLVHTHLYRACVYGRIAARLAGTRATVATEHSLGRAEIEGRPLTRSIRALYLSTERLGAATVAVSSTVAGRLRDWGVPADRIRLVPNGIDADRFRFDSRRRAEVRGALGIPEDAFVVGGVGRLVPGKRFDVLIRAVAALPDARLLLAGDGPEAGALRTLALRLGAVDRIRFLGECDDDGEGPVPGVPALLSALDVFVSTSREESFGLAAVEALAAGLPVLHDACPAIDDLPAAHAPGATRIAGSPEELTARLRQRIQARPDRRPPPRAVGHYDIRRSSERLMDVYAYALDTAPPNRRALS, translated from the coding sequence GTGAGAGCGCTGCACATCATCACCGGGCTCGGGGTCGGCGGAGCCGAGCGGCAGTTGCGGCTGCTGCTGCGCCATCTGCCGGTGGAGTGCGATGTGGTGACGCTCACCAACCCGGGGGCGGTGGCCGAGGAGCTGCGGTCCGACGGGATCCGGGTCACGCACCTGGGGATGCGCGGCAACCGGGACCTGTCGGCCGTCGGGCGCCTCGCCCGGCTGATCCGGGACGGCCGCTACGACCTGGTCCACACGCATCTCTACCGGGCCTGTGTGTACGGCAGGATCGCGGCGCGCCTCGCGGGGACGCGGGCCACCGTGGCGACCGAACACTCCCTGGGACGGGCCGAGATCGAGGGCCGCCCGCTCACCCGGTCCATCCGCGCCCTCTACCTCTCCACCGAACGGCTGGGCGCGGCGACCGTCGCCGTCTCCTCCACCGTGGCCGGGCGGCTGCGGGACTGGGGGGTTCCCGCCGACCGGATCAGACTGGTGCCCAACGGCATCGACGCGGACCGGTTCCGCTTCGACTCACGGCGGCGGGCGGAGGTCCGGGGCGCGCTGGGGATCCCCGAGGACGCGTTCGTGGTCGGCGGGGTCGGCCGGCTGGTGCCGGGCAAGCGGTTCGACGTGCTGATCCGCGCGGTCGCCGCCCTGCCGGACGCCCGGTTGCTGCTGGCCGGGGACGGGCCGGAGGCCGGGGCGCTGCGGACGCTGGCGCTACGCCTCGGGGCGGTGGACCGGATCCGGTTCCTCGGGGAGTGCGACGACGACGGGGAAGGGCCGGTCCCGGGCGTTCCGGCGCTGCTGAGCGCCCTGGACGTCTTCGTCTCCACGTCCCGCGAGGAGTCCTTCGGGCTGGCCGCCGTGGAGGCGCTCGCCGCCGGACTCCCCGTGCTCCACGACGCCTGCCCCGCCATCGACGACCTGCCGGCCGCCCACGCCCCGGGGGCGACCCGGATCGCCGGGAGCCCCGAGGAGCTGACGGCCCGTCTGCGGCAGCGCATACAGGCCCGCCCGGACCGCCGGCCGCCGCCCCGGGCCGTCGGCCACTACGACATCCGGCGCAGCAGCGAGCGCCTGATGGACGTGTACGCGTACGCCCTCGACACCGCCCCACCGAACCGGAGAGCCCTCTCATGA
- a CDS encoding polysaccharide deacetylase family protein produces the protein MAAESSAHRADARSSRLRPHTRRQPWILTYHSVTDPSDDPYGITVSPERLDEQLSWLRSRRLTGVGVSELLRAGASGRRGLVGLTFDDGYADFLDEALPVLRKHGCRATVFVLPGRPGGVNEWDPLGPRKPLLTHDDVRRVAAAGMEVGSHGLYHQDLTGLCDEELRRETAESRELIGDLTGSLPEGFCYPYGFLDLRVTRAARQAGYGYACALTPGPLLSRFALPRTHISQADRGVRLWAKDLRHGLRQVAAPGAGPRTAAPARAGGPR, from the coding sequence ATGGCCGCTGAATCCTCGGCACATCGCGCCGACGCTCGCTCGTCCCGGCTCCGCCCGCACACCCGCCGTCAGCCGTGGATCCTCACGTACCACTCGGTGACGGACCCGAGCGACGACCCGTACGGCATCACGGTCTCCCCCGAGCGGCTCGACGAGCAATTGTCCTGGCTGCGCAGCCGGCGGCTGACGGGGGTGGGCGTGTCGGAGCTGCTGCGCGCGGGGGCATCGGGGCGGCGCGGGCTGGTCGGGCTGACCTTCGACGACGGGTACGCGGACTTCCTCGACGAGGCGCTGCCCGTACTGCGCAAGCACGGCTGCCGGGCGACGGTCTTCGTCCTGCCGGGCCGGCCGGGCGGGGTCAACGAGTGGGACCCGCTGGGCCCGCGCAAACCGCTGCTCACGCACGACGACGTCCGGCGGGTCGCCGCCGCGGGCATGGAGGTCGGCTCGCACGGGCTGTACCACCAGGACCTGACGGGGCTCTGTGACGAGGAGCTGCGGCGCGAGACCGCGGAGAGCCGGGAGCTGATCGGCGATCTCACGGGCTCGCTTCCTGAGGGCTTCTGCTATCCGTACGGCTTCCTGGACCTCCGGGTCACGCGAGCCGCGCGCCAGGCGGGCTACGGCTACGCCTGTGCGCTGACCCCCGGTCCGCTGCTCAGCCGGTTCGCCCTGCCCCGTACCCACATCAGCCAGGCGGACCGGGGGGTGCGGCTGTGGGCGAAGGACCTGCGGCACGGGCTGCGGCAGGTGGCGGCGCCCGGTGCGGGTCCGCGGACCGCGGCGCCGGCGCGGGCGGGCGGCCCCCGGTGA